The genomic window CGCTCTCCGACGACCGGCCGCTGATCGACGAGGGCCGGCCGGTCAAGGTGACGCCGTCGTCGATGGAGAGTGCGTTGCGCTGCAGTCTGCGCTGGTTGTTGGAGCGGCACGGTGGCGCGGCTCCGGCCGGTCCGGCGCAGGGGATCGGCAACCTGGTGCATGCGGCGGCGATGTTGGCGGAGGACGCGAACGCGGACCGGGAGAAGCTGGTGGAGTACGTGTCGGCCCGGTTCGATTCGATCGAGTTGGCCGCGCAGTGGCTGGCCGGCCCGGAGCAGGAGCGTGCCCAGGCCATGGTGGACAAGTTGTTGCGCTGGCTGGCGGTGAATCCGCGGCGGCTGCTGGCGATCGAGCACGAGTTCACGGTGATGCTGGAGGACGAGCGGAATCCGATTCAGTTGACCGGCCGGGTGGATCGGCTGGAGGTGGATGAGGAGGGCCGGCTCGTCGTCATCGACTTGAAGACGGGTAAGACGACAGCTGTCTCGGCCGCTGATGTGGCGGAGAACGCGCAGCTCGGTGGCTATCAGGCGGCGGTCGACGCGGGCGCGTTCGACGATTGGGGCCGGGAGACCGGCGGTGCGGCGCTGGTGCAGTTGGGGCCGGGGAAGGACGCTCGGGAGCAGATGCAGTTGCCGTTGACGGAGGCGACCGATCCGCAGTGGGCGGACGGGATGGTGCGCCGGACGGCGGCCGCGATGGCGGCGTCCACGTTCTCCGCGGTGGCGAACAGCCGTTGCCGGGTGTGCCCGGTCCGGACTAGTTGCCCGATCTCCGGCAAGGGCCGGCAGGTGGTGGAACCGTCATGACGACAACTGCCAGGTCCGGTCCCAGGTTCACGCCACGCGAGCTGGCCCGTCTTCTGCGGTTGCCGGAGCCGACCGCTGAGCAGGAGGCGATCATCGCGGCGCCGGTGCAGCCGCTGCTGGTGGTGGCGGGTGCCGGTTCGGGCAAGACGGAGACGATGGCGTCGCGGGTGGTGTGGCTGGTCGCGAACGGGTACGCCCATCCCGGCGAGATCCTCGGCCTGACGTTCACCCGGAAGGCCGCCGGCGAGTTGTCGCACCGGGTCCGGACCCGGTTGAGTCAGCTGGCCTCCCGGTTGGGCCGGGACGACGCGCTGGCGGGTGAGGCGACGGTGTCGACCTATCACGCTTACGCCGCCCGGGTCGTCACCGAGCACGGACTGCGGGCGGGGTTCGAGCCGTCGGCGCGACTGTTGACCGAGGCGGCCCGCTGGCAGATCGTGGATTCGCTGGTCCGGACGTACACCGGCGAGATGACCGGTCTGAATCGCGCGCCGGGCACGGTCACCGACGATGTGCTGGCGCTCTCCGGTGAACTGGCGGAGCATCTGGTCGGCGCGGACCAGTTGGCGGCTTGGACCGGCCGGTTCTTCGCGGACGTGCAGGAGTTTCCGGGCCGCGTCTACAAGGACGTCACCGAGGTGCTGCGCCGGCAGCAGGGTCGGCTCACCCTGCTGCCTCTGGTCCGGCTCTATGAGAAGCGCAAACTCGATCTGGAGGCGATGGATTTCGGCGACCAGATGGCCCGTGCGGCGTTGGTGGCGCGGGATCATCCGCAGGTCGGTGCGATCGAGCGTGGCCGGTTCCGGATCGTGCTGCTCGACGAATATCAGGACACCAGCCACGCCCAGGTGACGATGTTGAACAACCTGTTCGGCGGCGGCCATCCGGTGACCGCGGTGGGTGACCCGTGCCAGTCGATCTACGGCTGGCGGGGTGCGTCGGCGGCTACCCTGGAACGGTTCCCCGAGGAGTTCCGGGACAGCGAAGGGCATCCGGCGTGGGTACGGACGTTGAGCCGGAGCTGGCGCAACCGCCCGGAGATCCTGCGGGTGGCGAACACGATCTCGGCCCCGTTGCGGGCCCGCGCCCAGGTGATCGAGTTGGAGGCGTCGTCGCGACCGGCCGCCGCGGTGGGCGGGCGGACGGTGACGTGTGCGTTGCTCCCGACGTACGCCGAAGAGGCCGGCTGGATCGCCGACACCATGCTGACCGCCTGGCGTCTGGTCGCCGGGATGCCGTCGGCGCAGCCGGGCGAGATTCCGCTGGAGAACCGTCCGACCAGCGCGGTCCTGGTCCGGGTACGCAGTCAGATCCCGGCGATCGAGGAGGCGCTGCGGGCTCGGGGCCTGCCGGTCGAGGTGGTCGGTCTGGGTGGTCTGCTGGACACCCCGGAAGTGCGGGACGTGATCTGTACGTTGCGGGTGCTCGCCGATCCGACCGACGGGGCGTCGTTGTTGCGGCTGCTGACCGGGGCCCGCTGGCGGATCGGCCCGCGTGATCTGGTGGCCCTGCACCGGCGGGCGCGGCAGATCGCGGCGGCGCGAGTGGCCCGGCCGGCTGACGAACCGGAGGCGGTGACCACGGACCGGCTGGACGACGCGACCCTGGTCGAGGCGATGGCCGACCTGGGTCCGCCCGGTCTGTACTCACCGGACGGTCATCCTCGTCTGCTGGCGTTCGGCCGGGAGCTGGCCGCCCTGCGCCGCCGCCTGGACCAGCAGTTGCCGGACCTGCTCGCCGACATCGAACGGACCATCGGACTGGACGTCGAGGTGGCGGTACGTGGCTGGGCGGCCGGTGACGCCGGCCTGGCCCGGGGCCATCTGGACGCGCTCGGTGAGGCCGCGACCCGGTACATCACCGAGAACGAGACCGGCACGGTCGCCGGGTTCCTGGCCTTCCTGGCCGCTGCCGAAGAGGAGGAGCGCGGACTGGAACCGGGCCAGGTCGACGTGGTCGAGGGTGCCGTGCAGATCCTGACCGCGCACGCCGCGAAGGGCCTGGAATGGGACGTCGTCTCGGCCGCCGGACTGTGCCGGGGAGTCTGGCCGGGGCAGGCCCGGTCCTCCGACCATTTCCTCGGCGGGATCGGGGTTCTGCCGTTCCCGTTGCGGGGCGACGCGGACGGGCTGCCGGTGCTGGACCTGTCGGACGCGATGGAGCAGAAGGACGTGGCGGGGGCGGTGGCCGCTTTCACCCGTTCCTGGCGGGAGCACGACGAGCGGGAGGAACGGCGGCTGGCCTATGTCGCGGTGACCCGCCCGCGACGGCTGCTGCTCTGTTCCGGCTACTGGTGGGGGGACGGGGTGAAACGTCCGCGCGGCCCGTCGGTCTTCCTCGACGAGATCCGGGCGGTGTGCGCGGACGGTGCCGGGGTGGTCGCCGCCTGGACCCCGGAACCGGCGCCGGGCGACACGAATCCGAGCGATCAGGTGGTGGCGACCGCCGAGTGGCCGTCCGATCCGCTGGGTCTGCGCCGCCCGGCGATGGCGGCGGCTGCCGACCTGATCCGCCGCATGATCGAGAACCCGGACGTGTCCGCGGCGGAGGCCTTCGCCGATCTCGCGGCGTCCGATCCGGAGGTGGCGGCCCGCGCGGGCTTGGCCGCCGACCTGGTCGGCCTGGCCGATCCCGACGAGCCCGAGGTGGATCGCGTGGATCGCGTGGTGAGTTCGGGTGCGGATCGAACCCCACCTCACCATGCGACAAATCCGGCGGAGCTGGAGGCGAGGGCGGAGTTGCTGGCTGAGGTTGAGGCGGCGGATCGGGTTGCCGCGGCTGAGGATCCGGATATCGCTCGCTGGCGGCGGGAGGCGAAGCTGCTGTTGGCCGAGCGGGCGGAACGGTCCCGGCGGGACGGGCCGATCGAAGTGGTGGTGCCCGGGCACCTGTCGGTGTCGCAGCTCGTGGTGTTGCGGCGGGACCCGCAGGCGCTGGCCCGGTCGTTGCGTCGCCCGTTGCCGCAGCGTCCGGCACCGCAGGCTCGCCGTGGTACGGCCTTTCACGCCTGGCTGGAGCAGCGGTTCGGTGCGGTCCGGTTGATCGATGTCGACGAGCTTCCGGGTGCGGCCGATGACGACGCGGCCGAGGACGAGGAGCTGTCGGCACTTCAGGAGGCATTCCTGACCGGGGAGTGGGCGGATCGGGCCCCGGTGGAGGTGGAGGTCCCGTTCGCGACGACGGTGGCCGGCGTGGTGGTCCGGGGGCGGATGGACGCGGTCTACGCCGATCCGGACGGCCGGTTCGACGTGATCGACTGGAAGACCGGCCGCCGGCCGACGGGTGCGGAGGCGGAGGCGGCTGCGGTGCAGTTGTCGGCGTACCGGATCGCCTGGGCCTCGCTGGCCGGAGTGCCGGTGCGCAAGGTCCGGGCCGGTTTCCACTACGTGCGGGAACAGGTCACGGTCCGTCCGGCGGACCTGATGGACGCGGCCGGGCTGGCGGCACTGATCGAGGAGATCCCCGCGGAGTCCCGATGACCCGAGCAGCCGAGACCGTGCCATAGACCCTCGCACCTGAGAAGGCGGCACCCGGGGCTGTCGCTGCGGGGGACAGGGTTAGGCCACTGCGCCGAGGAGGTGGAGGAGGGCCGCGGCGTAAGCCTCGTCGGCGTCCGGGGCGGTGAACACGTGTTCGTGATCGAGCAGCTCCGTCCGTACCGAATAGGTGTCTTTGGTTTTGTGCATCGACCGGAACGTGCCGCCCAGTAGTGCCCGCAACTGGTCTTCGCGGGGCAGCCACAGGGCCTCGTCGAGGTCCACATCGTCGAGGGCCCATTCAGTGGTTCCGTTGAAGCCGATGATTAGCCCCTCCGGGCGATCGTGCACCTGGATCGTCATGTCGCTGAGTACGAAGGACTCGTCGTCCAGGTCCCGATCCGGGATGGCGAAACGGTCTCCGACCTGTGGTTTCCAGGCTAATCCGGCGGCTTTGAGCTGCTGCGCCACGTGCTGTCCGAGCACTTCCGGGCCTCCTTTCGCGTGCTAGGCTTTCCGCGTTGTCAGTTTGGTTCCCAAGTACTCAGGAGCGCCTGTGGGGAAGTCTGCCCCAGGCGCTCTTTGTCGTAACCCGGGCTTGTCCGGTGCGGGCGATCAGTACGACAGCACGAGACCCACAGAACGCGGGTCTTACTACCTCGTTCCCGTCCATAGTGGTCGGGGGCGATCGATCGTCGAGGAGACGAGCATGGTTACCGGTGTTGTGAAGTGGTTCAACGCTGACAAGGGCTTCGGTTTCATCACCCCGGACGACGGCGGCGCCGACGTCTTCGCCCACTTCTCCGCGATCCAGATGTCCGGCTACCGGGCTCTGGAGGAGAACCAGCGTGTCGAGTTCGAGGTGACCCAGGGCCAGAAGGGCCCGCAGGCCGCGAACATCCAGGTCATCTGATTCGCGTCTGATCTTCGGCCGTCGCGCACGGCCGGCAGCGTGTGAGAGCTCGGCGCCGCTCCCGTTGAGGGTGCGGCGCCGCAGCAGTTCCCGGAACACGAAAGCCCCCGAGACGCGAGAGCGCCGGGGGCTTCGGCGACCGGTGGTCAGACCGCGAAGGCGATCGGTGGTCAGACCGCGGGAGTGATCGGTGACGGTCAGACCGCACTGGCGGAGTTGGGCGGCAGCGGCGCCGAGCCACCGAGGTGTGCGGGCAGCCACCAGGTGTCGTCGGGCCCGGCGGGCTTGTCCGGGTATTCCTGCTGGACCTCGTCGAGCAGAACGGTCAGCCGTTGTTTCAATGTCGCGGTGAGCGCCTCGGGTGTGGCGCCGGCGGCCACCGGGATCGGCTCGCCGATCTTGATGATGACCGGGATGTGCCGCTTGGTCAGCTCCTTCTTGCGGCCCTTGGTCCAGAGCCGGTGCGGGCCCCAGACCGCCATCGGGATCAGCGGCACCCCGGCTTCGACAGCCATCCGGGCGGCACCTGATTTCAGCGCCTTGATGGTGAAGGACTCGCTGATCGTCGCCTCCGGGAAGACCCCGACGATCTCACCGGAACGCAGCGCGTCGATGGCGTGGTTGAAGGCGGCGGCGCCGGCTTTGCGGTCGACCGGGATGTGCCGCATGCCGCGCATCAGCGGACCACTGATCTTGTGGTCGAAGACCTGCTTCTTCGCCATGAAACGCACCAGCCGTTTGGCGGGCTGGGCACCGAAACCGCAGTAGATGAAGTCGAGGTAACTCGAGTGGTTGCTGGCCAGCACCGCCCCGCCGCTTGAGGGGATGTGCTCGGCGCCTTCGACGACGATGCCGTTGTCGAGCACGCGGAACATCGTCTTGGCCAAGGCGACGACCGGGGGATACACCAGTTCCATGGCAGCACGGTAACCGAAGTTCCTGGGAACCGGGCAGGCCGTGAGGGGTGGGTCGCCCGGAGACGGGCACGACAGCGGTGACGGCGCTCGTGGTGTTCACTAGGTGGCATGTCCGCACCGAACCCGTACCCCTCGTCCTGGCAGCGGCCGGGCGGGAACTGGTCGTCGGGAACGGTCACGTCGTACGGCGTACCCCAGCAATCGCCGCAACCACCCGTTGTTCCGGAACCGCCCTCGCCGGACCGGCCACCGCATCGCCGGCGGCAGTTGATGATCTTCGGTGGGGTGGCCGGTGCGATCGTCGCGATCGGGCTGACCGTGCTGCTGGTCGTGATCCTCGGTGGGGACGGCGATCCGTTCGGCGAGCGGGCGGCGGGCCCGGCCGATCTGCGGCCTCCGCTGGCACAGGCCTGCCCGGCACCGAGCGTCGCACCCGGCAGTACGGCGCCGAGCACGCAGGCACCGGTCTCCGGGGCACGGACGGTGGACGAGGCCGCCGGTATCTCCTACAAGGAGTACAGCGCACCCTGGACACCCTGGACCGAGACGTGGAACGCGGGCACGCTCCAGGTGCCCTACCGGGTCGGCCAGCATTTCGTCACCGAGGTCTACGCCGGTGGCAGCTACCACGCGTCGATCCTGTCCGCGGCGGTCCCGGCGGCTGACAACGACGCCTTCACCCTGGACCTGGAGTGTGTCGGTCAGCAGGTGTCGGCGGACGTACGCGCCGAGTACTACCCGCAGCCGAACCGGCTGGAGCCGATCCGGGACGAGCTGACCACGCTGGGCGGCCGGCCGGCCTGGGTGAGCGAGTTCCGGCTGCACTTCCGGGAACCAGGGCTGACCGCCACCTCGGAATATTCCGCAGTGGCGGTCATCGACGTCGGAAAACCCACAGCGGCGGTGTTGTACGTCTCCGTCCCGAGCACCCACCGCCAGTTCGACTACGTGGTGAACGAGGTCCTGAAGTCGGTCCGCCCGATCTGATCTAACTGCCGGTCAGGCCCCAGCGCTTGCGCAGGGCGCGGTCGGCGGTGTTGA from Actinoplanes derwentensis includes these protein-coding regions:
- a CDS encoding pilus assembly protein CpaE; this encodes MLGQHVAQQLKAAGLAWKPQVGDRFAIPDRDLDDESFVLSDMTIQVHDRPEGLIIGFNGTTEWALDDVDLDEALWLPREDQLRALLGGTFRSMHKTKDTYSVRTELLDHEHVFTAPDADEAYAAALLHLLGAVA
- the cspE gene encoding transcription antiterminator/RNA stability regulator CspE, coding for MVTGVVKWFNADKGFGFITPDDGGADVFAHFSAIQMSGYRALEENQRVEFEVTQGQKGPQAANIQVI
- a CDS encoding ATP-dependent helicase; the protein is MTTTARSGPRFTPRELARLLRLPEPTAEQEAIIAAPVQPLLVVAGAGSGKTETMASRVVWLVANGYAHPGEILGLTFTRKAAGELSHRVRTRLSQLASRLGRDDALAGEATVSTYHAYAARVVTEHGLRAGFEPSARLLTEAARWQIVDSLVRTYTGEMTGLNRAPGTVTDDVLALSGELAEHLVGADQLAAWTGRFFADVQEFPGRVYKDVTEVLRRQQGRLTLLPLVRLYEKRKLDLEAMDFGDQMARAALVARDHPQVGAIERGRFRIVLLDEYQDTSHAQVTMLNNLFGGGHPVTAVGDPCQSIYGWRGASAATLERFPEEFRDSEGHPAWVRTLSRSWRNRPEILRVANTISAPLRARAQVIELEASSRPAAAVGGRTVTCALLPTYAEEAGWIADTMLTAWRLVAGMPSAQPGEIPLENRPTSAVLVRVRSQIPAIEEALRARGLPVEVVGLGGLLDTPEVRDVICTLRVLADPTDGASLLRLLTGARWRIGPRDLVALHRRARQIAAARVARPADEPEAVTTDRLDDATLVEAMADLGPPGLYSPDGHPRLLAFGRELAALRRRLDQQLPDLLADIERTIGLDVEVAVRGWAAGDAGLARGHLDALGEAATRYITENETGTVAGFLAFLAAAEEEERGLEPGQVDVVEGAVQILTAHAAKGLEWDVVSAAGLCRGVWPGQARSSDHFLGGIGVLPFPLRGDADGLPVLDLSDAMEQKDVAGAVAAFTRSWREHDEREERRLAYVAVTRPRRLLLCSGYWWGDGVKRPRGPSVFLDEIRAVCADGAGVVAAWTPEPAPGDTNPSDQVVATAEWPSDPLGLRRPAMAAAADLIRRMIENPDVSAAEAFADLAASDPEVAARAGLAADLVGLADPDEPEVDRVDRVVSSGADRTPPHHATNPAELEARAELLAEVEAADRVAAAEDPDIARWRREAKLLLAERAERSRRDGPIEVVVPGHLSVSQLVVLRRDPQALARSLRRPLPQRPAPQARRGTAFHAWLEQRFGAVRLIDVDELPGAADDDAAEDEELSALQEAFLTGEWADRAPVEVEVPFATTVAGVVVRGRMDAVYADPDGRFDVIDWKTGRRPTGAEAEAAAVQLSAYRIAWASLAGVPVRKVRAGFHYVREQVTVRPADLMDAAGLAALIEEIPAESR
- a CDS encoding lysophospholipid acyltransferase family protein, with translation MELVYPPVVALAKTMFRVLDNGIVVEGAEHIPSSGGAVLASNHSSYLDFIYCGFGAQPAKRLVRFMAKKQVFDHKISGPLMRGMRHIPVDRKAGAAAFNHAIDALRSGEIVGVFPEATISESFTIKALKSGAARMAVEAGVPLIPMAVWGPHRLWTKGRKKELTKRHIPVIIKIGEPIPVAAGATPEALTATLKQRLTVLLDEVQQEYPDKPAGPDDTWWLPAHLGGSAPLPPNSASAV